A genomic segment from Agelaius phoeniceus isolate bAgePho1 chromosome 2, bAgePho1.hap1, whole genome shotgun sequence encodes:
- the F10 gene encoding coagulation factor X, with the protein MSGRRLLLLLLLCAALPAGLRAQGGVFIKKENADKFLERTKRANSFLEELKQGNIERECVEERCSKEEAREAFEDQEKTEEFWNIYVDGNQCSSNPCHYGGHCKDGIGSYTCTCLDGYQGKNCEFVIPKFCRINNGDCEQFCSVRRDGQKDVVCSCADGYVLAEDGKHCVATVKYPCGKVSVVRKKRSFLLPTDHSNVTSDEEDPPPYEMTTEENFVITTESPTPPPDNRTSSKTPYVDTRIVGGDECLPGQCPWQAVLLNEEGEEFCGGTILNENFILTAAHCINQSKEIKVVVGEVDREKKEQSESMHTVDKIYVHSRFILETYDNDIALLKLKEPVTFSEYVIPACLPKVDFANEVLMTQKSGRVSGFGREFEGGRTSKKLKVLEVPYINRNTCKQSTNLAITENMFCAGYDTEQKDACQGDSGGPHVTRYKDTYFVTGIVSWGEGCARKGKYGVYTKLSRFLRWVRTVMSL; encoded by the exons ATGTCCGGGCgccggctgctgctgctgctcctgctctgcgcCGCGCTGCCCGCCGGGCTCCGCGCTCAGGGAGGCG TATTCatcaagaaagaaaatgctgacAAGTTCTTGGAAAGAACAAAACGTGCTAACTCTTTCTTAGAGGAATTGAAGCAAGGGAATATTGAAAGAGAATGCGTTGAGGAGCGCTGCTCAAAAGAAGAAGCAAGAGAAGCTTTTGAAGACCAGGAGAAAACT GAGGAATTCTGGAACATCTATGTAG ATGGGAACCAGTGCAGTTCAAATCCTTGTCACTATGGTGGCCACTGTAAAGATGGAATTGGTTCCTACACTTGCACGTGCTTGGATGGTTATCAAGGCAAGAACTGTGAATTTG TCATACCAAAGTTCTGCAGAATAAACAACGGGGACTGTGAGCAGTTCTGCAGCGTCCGAAGAGATGGGCAGAAGGATGTGGTGTGCTCCTGTGCAGATGGGTATGTTCTAGCAGAGGATGGCAAACACTGTGTTGCAACAG TAAAATACCCTTGTGGAAAAGTTTCTGTGGTGAGGAAGAAAAGGTCTTTTCTTTTACCCACTGACCACAGCAATGTAACAAGTGATGAAGAAGACCCTCCTCCATACGAAATGACCACAGAGGAGAACTTTGTAATTACCACAGAAAGCCCAACACCTCCACCTGACAACAGAACAAGCAGCAAAACTCCCTATGTCGATACCAGGATAGTTGGTGGGGATGAGTGTCTTCCTGGCCAATGCCCATGGCAG gCTGTTCTGTTAAACGAGGAAGGAGAAGAGTTTTGTGGTGGAACTATTCTGAATGAAAATTTTATACTTACTGCAGCTCATTGCATAAACCAATCCAAAGAAATCAAAGTTGTTGTTG GTGAAGTGGACAGAGAGAAGAAGGAGCAGTCTGAATCAATGCACACTGTGGATAAAATATACGTTCACTCCAGATTTATTCTTGAGACTTATGATAATGACATTGCCTTACTAAAGCTGAAGGAACCTGTCACATTTTCAGAGTATGTCATCCCAGCATGTCTCCCCAAAGTAGACTTTGCTAATGAAGTTCTGATGACACAGAAGTCTGGGAGGGTTAGTGGCTTTGGGCGGGAATTTGAAGGCGGGCGAACGTCCAAAAAACTGAAGGTGCTCGAGGTGCCCTATATTAATAGGAACACTTGCAAGCAATCCACTAACTTAGCCATAACTGAGAACATGTTCTGTGCTGGTTATGACACAGAGCAAAAGGATGCTTGCCAGGGAGACAGTGGTGGCCCCCATGTGACCAGATACAAGGATACTTATTTTGTTACTGGAATTGTTAGCTGGGGTGAAGGATGTGCAAGGAAAGGCAAATATGGGGTCTATACCAAACTCTCCCGGTTCCTGCGCTGGGTAAGGACAGTCATGAGTTTGTAG